In Setaria italica strain Yugu1 chromosome IX, Setaria_italica_v2.0, whole genome shotgun sequence, the genomic stretch CACCCAGCACCTTCTTGCTTATCAACCACAAATGTACATCTCTGGAGCTGAGTGTCAGCAAGGATGCTCTGACTTCTGAATATAATTGCGGATGTGTGGATGTGGACAAAATTCCACAGTTCGCCGCTTGTACAGGTGCAAGATTCTGGCCCGATCTCAGAGCTGCAGACTGAGTCTGCAGAGTAATGTATTTACAGCTACTGTACAGGGTTTTTGGCTGGCCTGCCGATCAATTGACATTGTTGAGGCAACAAACTACAGCGAACTTGCCCCTTGACATGGAGTAGTTCACCATCAATACCACATCCGTCATGTGTATTTGGGCCTGCCTTGAGCCTCACAGACTTCACCTGAAATTTAGCACAGCAGTGAGCTAAAGAGTTATAAAAAATTACAAGTGAAGTTCTGGTCAAATGAGTAATACAGAGATCATTAACCTCGGAAATGTCCAAAGGTTGTGACAATTGTGCGACACAAAAAGCATGACATGCATCAAGCCAAAATCAAAACAACACTACCATGGATGGAGTAATGGAGTAAAATCTGATATTTTACCAACAAAAGCAGCCATAACATACCTTTACATATTCTACATTTGGAAGAGATATATGCTTTCCAAACTGCAAAAGCACAAAAAATCTCAGTAATCTGAGTCTTCCACTTCCACCAACCAACAGCAAGTCCAAACAATTGTCATCATATTCAGCCTTGGGAGCAACAACCTGAGAGCTCAGACTCTGCACAGTCTTGCATGAATGGTTGCACACCAGTACACCAAGATAACGTCCTTTCCTAACTGTCCATCTCTCATCTAAGCTTGGTACAAGCTCCTTAGTCAGACCAAGCTCAATGTCCTCTTGAGGACTATGGAGTTCAATTGAAGTCTCAGGTTCCCAGTTAGGCTGATTATCCCATTTAGGCTCTGCGTCCCACTTTGGTCCTGAATCCCACACAGGTCCAGGATCAGAAATTGTTGACGATGTGTCCTCTTTGTCATGTGCCGTGTTAACCTTAGAGGATTTTGCATCGTTCGTACTAGTCAAGCCTGGCCATGCCTTTTCAGTCCTTGACTTTGATTTGGATCTACGCCAGCTGGGAGTAGATGTACCATGAGACTGGGGATGGAGCACTTCTTCTGGTTCTTTAAATGTACTCGCTCTACCTAATGATAGGCGCTTTGATTTTGGGTCAAGCGCACGAACAAGCTCAGAAGGTTCGTTGTTTGCACGAGGACTACAAACCTCCAGCTCTGCCCCAGACATGATTCCTGTAGACATTATTGAATCAATGCTAGATAAACTTGAGGCACGCGGTAAACATTCTGCTCTCGATCTCCGAACTACATCATCATAAAGATCTGATGCATCAACCTTTTCTTGTCCTACCAAAATTTTATGCTCAGCACCATTGGCATCTGATATTGGAAGATACTCCACTTCAAAACTGTACTTTGGTAAACACAGGAATTTGAGAAAACCAGCTACAAAGTAACGGAGAGGTCCAAAACGCTTCTGGTATTTCTCTGAGAGTGCCAGAACTGCAAGAGATAAGATGGATCATCACTTTTTTTATTGCAGAAACTAAAGTCACCTATGGATAGTTCAAGAAGCAAATTTTGAGAACCAACACAGTAAAATGGTCTGAAGTGTTGAATATGTTACCATCACTAACAAAACCAAAATATGATACGGTTGTGCCATAATGCATAATCCCACTTTGAATCCATTCAACAGAAAAAACATCAATAGGTGTAAGACCTCCCTGCAACCAACAAGTGACTCAGTAAAAATTTGCATACAACCATACATATCCACATCAAAGGTTTCAAATTAAAACTTAAAATAAGTATAGACGGAAATATTGACACACCACACAGTTAAACTTGCTTCATCAACTATTTTCCAATCTTTGAAGGTAATTATCAACAAAGCAAAAGAACGCTTGAAATGGTGGGCTGGCTAAATCTGGCCTCGTTATAATAAGCCTATAGATTTTATACATAAATATTTTGTTGGCACGTCTAATATAAAATTTCAAAAGCATAGTTGCTCCAAGAAGACATTTCCAATCAGCTGCTGTCAAGAGCAGTGCAGCATTGCAAGGCAAGTGAATGCAGGGTACAGAAATGCAGAAGATTTGAGAGAGATATGAAGACAAATAGATTTGGGTTGAATGGGCAATAGGGAAGTGAAGCAAATTGTGGAATTGTAACTGGGGAATTTGTCTCTTCGTAATGCAAAACCACCATTAACGACGAATCAGGCATGTAGCTCAACCTAGCTCATGACTGAATATTCGACAGCAGGGAAATGAAATAGCAAGGCAGTTAGTTCTGTCTAAGAACAAAAGGTACCTTACCCAGCATGACAACAACATTTTAAAGTCTTTTAAAATGCAATGACAATAAATTATATGCAAATAGAAGGAGTGCAAGACATAGAGAAGATAAAGTAGAGCTGAAATAAAACAACGTGTTCTTTACCCTGACAATTGACAATGCTGCAGATATTGGATCCTTGACACCCAAGACTGTCCAAACAAGTGAGTTATCAGATCCAGCAGGTATAATACCAATTGGAACAGAGGCAGACACATTTTGATCATCTCTGCACAGAAGACCGTTGAGAACCTACACAATCAATTGATAACTGCATCAGAACCTACAGTTGGCATATGGAAAACTGTTTCTGTAACATGCAAGGAGAGGATGACTTCAGAGTAGTAGTAAACGTACAAAGATCTAAATGATGTTTCAACACACATTCTGTGATACTAGCAAACAAATAGGTCCTTCAGAACTTAAACCACATTAAGTTATGCAATTGAACATCATTTAGAACTTCTGAGTTTAAAAACAATAAAACAAACTTGGCATAGGAAATCCTATATGATGTATAAAATTTCTTTTGTGTTCCTCCTAAGCTCCCCTGAAGGAAAACTTGAAATCTCAAGGGCATATTACATGCACTCCAAGTGTCCCATGTGGGGCAGTCCCATGCTCACATAGTGACTTGCTTACACTTGTGTCTTTGCTTCATGTGAAAGGGTTGAACAAATTATTGATCGGGCCAAGAGGCATTATACCATATGCTAGTGCTACTCACTTGCAAAATCCAATGCAATTCTATCCCCCTAGCACTACTACACTTCAGACACATGGGTGACCTTTATTCCGACAAGACCCTAGAAGACAAGCTTCGAGCAAGTTGTTCCCGATGGAGTAGGTCAAGACGTCAAGTTGCGCGGATACTAGGTTGGTTAGAGAACTGTTGTAATTTATTGATGGTGCTATTACCAACACCTAAATTCACACAAGCTGAGGCAATATCAGAAATCAGGATAGATAGGTCTGTCATTATGATTACCTTTCACGATTCCAGATATCAGCAAAAAGGAAAATATGTGAATGAATAATACTAACCTCGTTTACAATTCCATCACCACCCACGCATACAATACCTAGCAAAGACAGGCGAAAAATGAGTCAGGTGATGAATGTAAAACACTCATCTAAGATGTGAAATTGCATATACCATCTGGACAGGTACTAAAATCAATAGTTGATACAAGAGATTTTGCATGACCAGCATGTGTAGTTTTTATCACTTCCATCTTGAAACCTGCAAGCTGTGGCTAGCACTTGTTATTAAACCATACCTAAGTTCCTGAGATACTCAAAACATGCAGAATGTGTTAACAAGCATGATGACATACATTTCTTCGCACATAAAAGGTCAATAACTTCAGCATTCTATGACTGACACCACATATCAGGAATAGTCCTGAAAATCATGGTCATGACAGGAAACTGACAGTAACTTATAACAAGAGCTAAGTAGACATGAACCAGACATCTGCATATGGCATCAAGGTCTTGATTCATCTAGATGCGATGATTTCTAAAGAACTTAGGCTAATAGGGTGGTGTTTCCAAATACAATCCTGCATAAAGAGTAGACCTAGAAGGAGCATGGAACATTTTCAGGTTCCAAAGTTTCAGTAACATGGTCCCTAAACTTATGGACAATGACAATTAGCATGCCTTGCCAACTCTACATGACCTAGGTAGAGAACCTTTATAAACGAGTCTTTGTAAGATATGGATAACATTGCTTTTTACAGCCAATATATGCATACTGGTGCTTCTAAAGCACAGCATAAATCCCAACTTGAATTCATATGTAGAGAAGGTTATCCAGTAAGATAATGATATCTTAGAAATTGAGATTGTCTAGTACAGAAATACATATTAAATGCTCTATGGCGGCTGGACCAATGAACCATGTATACCTGGTGAACAAGGGAACATGGAACAATCATTTTATCAGTTATAAACGGATATCTTAATACGATCAGTGTGACTGGTAAACAAGGAAACATGAAACACATAGCAAGAAGTTTTAAATTGAGTGAAGATTATCCTAACATTGATCTTTGAGTATGAGACGCCCTACCAAATACGATCTTGGGAAGCGTGATTACTAAAAACTATCTTTGGAAGCATGATTGTAAGTTGAGTATGATTCTCTTTTGTTAATCTTCCTAGTAGAAGCGACAGATAGCATAGACCCGTGAGATAAGAAACATGCTTCTACTCAGCTAGACATACCTTAAATATTGGTTCCACTTTTCCATGAAAAACTTTGCTAGATCTACCATGCCCAGATCTAGGATTCAAGATGACAAGTATCCTTGGTGGAGACCGAGATTTAACATAAGGATCAAGCATGGCATCAAATGGAATAAGTTCAGAAGAATGCTTCTTGCTAGATGCCATGGGGTGAGGCAACAGGTTAACATAGCATTGCTGGTCTGCAAAACTATT encodes the following:
- the LOC101760807 gene encoding sphingoid long-chain bases kinase 1 is translated as MQKSDHHEQKLTSPRGLIHKILRRTNSRRSPTAAEQQTSPVSPETSNAIFSKQKDPDDVINDPEKASTHSIRIEDEKSDLLGYEVYSGKLTLDNRARSASSEQSGSGSSGNCFDARLSTEALIWGSNVLKLEDIVSVSYNSGLRYFTVHSCPLEKRSSGLSCFMKPRRTQKDLKFLSPSPHEAFRWVNSFADQQCYVNLLPHPMASSKKHSSELIPFDAMLDPYVKSRSPPRILVILNPRSGHGRSSKVFHGKVEPIFKLAGFKMEVIKTTHAGHAKSLVSTIDFSTCPDGIVCVGGDGIVNEVLNGLLCRDDQNVSASVPIGIIPAGSDNSLVWTVLGVKDPISAALSIVRGGLTPIDVFSVEWIQSGIMHYGTTVSYFGFVSDVLALSEKYQKRFGPLRYFVAGFLKFLCLPKYSFEVEYLPISDANGAEHKILVGQEKVDASDLYDDVVRRSRAECLPRASSLSSIDSIMSTGIMSGAELEVCSPRANNEPSELVRALDPKSKRLSLGRASTFKEPEEVLHPQSHGTSTPSWRRSKSKSRTEKAWPGLTSTNDAKSSKVNTAHDKEDTSSTISDPGPVWDSGPKWDAEPKWDNQPNWEPETSIELHSPQEDIELGLTKELVPSLDERWTVRKGRYLGVLVCNHSCKTVQSLSSQVVAPKAEYDDNCLDLLLVGGSGRLRLLRFFVLLQFGKHISLPNVEYVKVKSVRLKAGPNTHDGCGIDGELLHVKGQVRCSLLPQQCQLIGRPAKNPVQ